A region of Polyangiaceae bacterium DNA encodes the following proteins:
- the rlmM gene encoding 23S rRNA (cytidine(2498)-2'-O)-methyltransferase RlmM, which yields MTADFLWTCRAGFESDLAEEVSGKVLAPALARGRAPRDRLPTFGRQGLPIQAEVAPTAEDCLPIVKQRLGEGAFGFHVWVPDSDAGNALTGLADQLGRELRAGLGDAGARERRADQLAASDPLVQIAVTSRERAFIGALPVSEVASTWPGGRARMKLPAGAPSRATAKLLEALSWIGIAPGPGEVCVDLGAAPGGWTFVLLAKRARVIAVDRAAMAPAIARDRRLRHVRDNAFEFRPDEPVDWLFCDMVHKPTEVARLIARWGREGLARLVVSNLKLPMKKRVPVVAEARRIVQAGGWKDLRTRQLYHDRDEITLFAHA from the coding sequence ATGACGGCCGACTTCCTTTGGACCTGCCGCGCGGGGTTCGAGAGCGACCTGGCCGAGGAGGTTTCGGGGAAGGTGCTCGCGCCGGCGCTGGCGCGGGGGAGGGCGCCAAGGGACCGATTGCCGACCTTCGGGCGGCAAGGGCTGCCGATCCAGGCGGAGGTCGCGCCGACGGCCGAGGACTGCCTTCCGATCGTGAAGCAGCGGCTGGGAGAAGGGGCCTTCGGGTTTCACGTCTGGGTGCCCGACAGCGACGCTGGGAACGCGCTCACCGGGCTCGCCGACCAGCTCGGGCGTGAGCTGCGTGCCGGGCTCGGTGACGCCGGCGCGCGCGAGCGCCGCGCGGACCAGCTGGCCGCATCGGATCCGCTCGTGCAGATCGCGGTCACGAGTCGGGAACGGGCGTTCATCGGCGCGCTGCCCGTGAGCGAAGTGGCCTCGACCTGGCCCGGCGGGCGCGCCCGCATGAAGCTGCCGGCGGGTGCGCCGTCCCGGGCCACCGCGAAGCTCTTGGAGGCGCTCTCGTGGATCGGCATCGCTCCGGGGCCGGGAGAGGTGTGCGTCGATCTCGGCGCGGCGCCCGGCGGCTGGACCTTCGTGCTGCTCGCGAAGAGGGCGCGGGTCATCGCCGTCGATCGCGCCGCCATGGCGCCAGCCATCGCCCGAGACCGGCGCCTGCGTCACGTGCGCGACAACGCCTTCGAGTTCCGGCCGGACGAGCCGGTGGATTGGCTGTTCTGCGACATGGTGCACAAGCCCACGGAGGTCGCGCGGCTGATCGCGCGCTGGGGACGCGAAGGGCTCGCGCGCCTGGTCGTCTCGAACCTGAAGCTGCCGATGAAGAAGCGCGTGCCGGTCGTCGCGGAAGCCCGTCGCATCGTCCAGGCCGGCGGCTGGAAAGACCTGCGGACGCGGCAGCTCTACCACGATCGCGACGAGATCACGCTGTTTGCCCACGCCTGA
- the trxB gene encoding thioredoxin-disulfide reductase, with amino-acid sequence MPEPRLHNVMIIGSGPAGLTASIYAARANLKPYCVEGFNAGGLIPGGQLMFTTDVENYPGFPHGVTGQEMMAKFREQAERQGTEIETADVQKVDFSERPFKVWVGEDENVLHLAKTVIIATGARANYVGLPNEEKLKNKGVSACAVCDGALFRNQDVAVVGGGDTAMEEASYLAGLCSRVTLIHRRDEFRASKAMQQRVTANPKIEILYSHVVEDVLDVSQDKVTGIRVKNLKDGASRTVDVGALFVAIGHTPLTDLFKGQLELHPNGYLKVEPGSTRTSTPGVFAAGDVADWVYRQAVTAAGTGCMAALDAERFLQANDH; translated from the coding sequence ATGCCCGAACCGCGTCTCCACAACGTCATGATCATCGGCTCCGGCCCCGCCGGCCTCACCGCGTCCATCTACGCCGCGCGCGCGAACCTGAAGCCGTATTGCGTCGAAGGCTTCAACGCCGGCGGCTTGATCCCCGGCGGGCAGCTCATGTTCACCACGGACGTCGAGAACTACCCGGGCTTCCCCCACGGCGTGACCGGGCAAGAGATGATGGCGAAGTTCCGCGAGCAGGCGGAGCGCCAGGGCACCGAGATCGAGACAGCCGACGTACAGAAGGTCGACTTCTCCGAGCGGCCCTTCAAGGTCTGGGTCGGGGAGGACGAGAACGTGCTTCACCTGGCCAAGACGGTGATCATCGCTACCGGTGCTCGCGCCAACTACGTTGGCCTCCCTAACGAAGAGAAGCTCAAGAACAAGGGCGTGAGCGCGTGCGCGGTGTGCGACGGCGCGCTCTTCCGCAACCAGGACGTGGCCGTGGTGGGCGGGGGCGACACCGCGATGGAGGAGGCGAGCTACCTTGCCGGCCTGTGCTCGCGTGTGACGCTGATCCACCGGCGCGACGAGTTCCGTGCCTCCAAGGCCATGCAGCAGCGCGTGACCGCGAATCCGAAGATCGAGATCCTCTACAGCCACGTCGTGGAAGACGTGCTCGACGTCTCGCAGGACAAGGTCACAGGAATTCGGGTCAAGAACCTGAAAGACGGCGCGAGCCGCACCGTGGACGTCGGCGCTCTGTTCGTCGCCATCGGCCACACCCCGCTCACGGACCTGTTCAAGGGACAGCTGGAGCTGCACCCGAACGGCTACCTGAAGGTCGAGCCGGGCAGCACGCGGACCAGCACGCCGGGCGTCTTCGCAGCCGGTGACGTGGCGGACTGGGTGTATCGGCAGGCCGTGACGGCGGCCGGGACGGGCTGCATGGCGGCGCTGGACGCCGAGCGGTTCCTGCAAGCGAACGACCATTGA
- a CDS encoding uracil-DNA glycosylase, with the protein MSVPSDDPREELRALTQALRAHAEWQAVTGATGLPAATPELDAERRPPDPGPVVPSLAPELGAPAPASEPRRQPSAAAVALPAPVTDPAERKRQLELIASEVRECVACGLHSARTQTVFARGTGSAGLCFVGEGPGADEDAQGEPFVGAAGQLLDKMIEAMGLSRDEVYVANIVKCRPPKNRKPEPDEMAQCLPYLERQLAILSPEVIVALGATAVQGLLGTSEGITRLRGKWKLYKGRIAVMPTFHPAYLLRTPSAKREVWADLQAVLRQMGRQPPPPKKA; encoded by the coding sequence TTGAGCGTCCCCTCCGACGACCCCCGCGAGGAGCTGCGCGCGCTGACCCAAGCGCTCCGGGCTCACGCCGAGTGGCAAGCGGTCACCGGTGCCACGGGCCTGCCGGCGGCGACCCCGGAGCTCGACGCCGAGCGACGGCCGCCGGACCCGGGCCCGGTCGTACCCTCGCTCGCACCCGAGCTCGGAGCTCCTGCGCCCGCCTCCGAGCCTCGGCGGCAGCCGTCGGCAGCCGCGGTCGCGCTGCCGGCACCGGTCACGGATCCCGCCGAGCGCAAGCGGCAGCTCGAGCTGATCGCTTCGGAGGTGCGCGAGTGCGTCGCTTGCGGCTTGCACAGCGCGCGCACGCAGACCGTGTTCGCGCGGGGTACGGGCAGTGCGGGCCTCTGCTTCGTGGGAGAGGGGCCGGGCGCCGACGAGGACGCGCAGGGTGAGCCCTTCGTCGGCGCGGCGGGGCAGCTGCTCGACAAAATGATCGAAGCGATGGGGTTGTCGCGAGACGAGGTCTACGTGGCCAACATCGTCAAGTGTCGGCCCCCGAAGAACCGCAAGCCCGAGCCGGACGAGATGGCGCAGTGTCTGCCGTACCTCGAACGCCAGCTCGCCATCTTGAGCCCGGAGGTGATCGTGGCGCTCGGCGCGACGGCCGTGCAGGGACTGCTCGGCACCAGCGAGGGCATCACGCGCCTGCGCGGCAAGTGGAAGCTCTACAAGGGCCGCATCGCGGTCATGCCCACGTTCCACCCGGCCTACCTCCTGCGCACGCCTTCGGCGAAGCGCGAGGTGTGGGCCGACCTGCAAGCGGTGCTACGCCAGATGGGGCGACAGCCTCCGCCGCCGAAGAAGGCGTGA
- a CDS encoding DUF2085 domain-containing protein yields MASLVERLPGKTLGRVVRAVLVVIGLAPLATPFLEQLPLLRYLAIPFNAWFEFQCHRELGRSFEILGHTLPVCSRCFGIYAGLGLGALVLRPRLDVWPLRIWVGVAAVAMILDVVTENLGMRPPSGWVRFVTGTLLAYPVGAALVLTARGDADATS; encoded by the coding sequence TTGGCGTCGCTCGTCGAGCGCCTCCCGGGCAAGACGCTGGGCCGCGTGGTCCGAGCCGTCCTCGTCGTGATCGGCCTCGCGCCCCTCGCAACGCCCTTTCTCGAACAGCTCCCGCTGCTGCGCTACCTGGCGATCCCCTTCAACGCCTGGTTCGAGTTTCAGTGCCACCGCGAGCTCGGGCGCTCCTTCGAGATTCTCGGGCACACGCTCCCGGTGTGCTCGCGCTGCTTCGGCATCTACGCCGGCCTGGGCCTGGGCGCGCTGGTCCTGCGCCCGCGCCTGGACGTGTGGCCGCTGCGCATCTGGGTCGGCGTGGCGGCCGTCGCGATGATCCTGGACGTCGTCACGGAGAACCTGGGCATGCGCCCGCCCTCCGGCTGGGTCCGCTTCGTGACCGGGACGTTGCTCGCCTACCCGGTCGGCGCGGCGCTGGTGCTCACCGCGCGCGGCGACGCCGACGCTACGTCTTGA
- a CDS encoding long-chain fatty acid--CoA ligase → MAARHLQDLLEHRAAESGDALALRSKKAGRWSGESWREWRDASRALSISLIESGVQRGDRVLLMSSTREEWGIIDFGVLGAGAVTVPVYPTATAEQIALILENSGARRAFVETAAGLEALSRAALTNVTLEGVVVLDTAAPFEPIERKSAAPLPVRRWLDALRDATALGSETEPSRRFDERRAALGPDDLATIVYTSGTTGVPRGAMLTHGALLAEVQGLLRAVAVGPGDEQLLFLPLAHILARIVLFGCVAAGARTAFAEGMHRVIESFMEVRPTFFASVPRLFEKVFTVATENAGAEGAVKERLWRWAVGIGLQTSRLRQRGDTPSGLLAARLRYADKIALSKVRERFGGRLAFAVSGGAPLSKELAEWFHAMGILVLEGYGLTEASGCSHVNRLDRYRFGTVGVPLDGVETRVEKDGEVLLRGPTLMRGFFGQPEATAEVIDADGWLHTGDIGRLDADGFLSIVDRKKDLIVTAGGSNVAPQALERLLCQSPWLSQAVVLGDRERYLVALLTLDMSTVKRWAADHRRGTDPASLSRDPELRALIQLDVDDVNRRLSRFEQVRKFAILERELSVADGELTETLKPRRERIRERYASQIRLMYDASAVSHPKPE, encoded by the coding sequence ATGGCCGCCAGACACCTGCAAGACCTGCTCGAGCATCGCGCGGCAGAGAGCGGCGATGCCCTAGCGCTCAGGAGCAAGAAGGCCGGGCGCTGGAGCGGTGAGAGCTGGCGCGAGTGGCGAGACGCGAGCCGAGCGCTCTCCATCAGCCTGATCGAGAGCGGCGTCCAGAGAGGGGATCGCGTGCTCCTCATGTCGAGCACGCGCGAAGAGTGGGGCATCATCGACTTCGGCGTCCTGGGAGCCGGCGCCGTCACGGTCCCCGTGTACCCGACGGCGACCGCCGAGCAGATCGCGCTGATTCTCGAGAACAGCGGAGCCCGGCGCGCATTCGTCGAAACCGCCGCCGGGCTCGAAGCGCTCTCCCGGGCGGCCCTGACGAACGTCACGCTCGAGGGCGTGGTGGTGCTCGATACGGCCGCCCCCTTCGAGCCCATCGAACGCAAGAGTGCGGCGCCGCTGCCGGTGCGCCGCTGGCTCGACGCCCTGCGCGACGCCACCGCGCTCGGGAGCGAGACCGAGCCGAGCCGGCGCTTCGACGAGCGGCGTGCGGCGCTGGGCCCGGACGACCTGGCCACGATCGTCTACACCTCCGGCACGACCGGCGTGCCGCGGGGCGCGATGCTCACGCACGGCGCCCTCTTGGCCGAGGTGCAGGGTCTGCTCCGGGCCGTGGCGGTGGGCCCGGGCGACGAGCAGCTCCTGTTCCTGCCGTTGGCACACATACTGGCGCGCATCGTGCTCTTTGGCTGTGTCGCGGCCGGTGCGCGCACCGCCTTCGCCGAGGGCATGCACCGGGTGATCGAGAGCTTCATGGAGGTGCGACCGACCTTCTTCGCCTCCGTGCCGCGCCTGTTCGAGAAGGTGTTCACGGTCGCGACCGAGAATGCCGGCGCAGAGGGCGCGGTGAAGGAGCGGCTCTGGCGCTGGGCCGTGGGCATCGGGCTTCAGACCTCGCGCCTCAGGCAGCGCGGCGATACGCCTTCGGGCCTCCTGGCCGCGCGCCTGCGCTACGCCGACAAGATCGCGCTCTCCAAGGTTCGCGAGCGCTTCGGAGGGCGCTTGGCCTTCGCGGTGAGCGGGGGCGCGCCGCTCTCCAAGGAGCTGGCCGAGTGGTTCCACGCCATGGGCATCCTGGTGCTCGAAGGCTACGGCCTGACCGAAGCCTCCGGCTGTAGCCACGTGAACCGCCTCGACCGCTATCGCTTCGGCACGGTCGGAGTGCCGCTCGACGGCGTCGAGACCCGCGTCGAGAAGGACGGCGAAGTCTTGCTCCGCGGGCCGACCTTGATGCGCGGCTTCTTCGGACAACCCGAGGCGACGGCGGAGGTCATCGACGCCGACGGCTGGTTGCACACCGGGGACATCGGCAGGCTCGACGCCGACGGCTTCCTCAGCATCGTCGATCGCAAGAAGGACCTAATCGTGACTGCTGGCGGCTCGAACGTGGCGCCGCAGGCCCTGGAGCGTCTGCTCTGCCAGTCTCCGTGGCTCAGCCAGGCGGTCGTGCTCGGGGACCGAGAGCGCTACTTGGTGGCGCTCTTGACCCTGGACATGAGCACGGTGAAGCGCTGGGCAGCGGATCACCGTCGCGGCACCGATCCCGCGTCGCTCTCCCGCGACCCAGAGCTCAGAGCGCTGATCCAGCTCGACGTCGACGACGTCAACCGGCGTCTGTCGCGCTTCGAACAGGTGCGGAAATTCGCCATTTTGGAGCGCGAGCTCAGCGTCGCCGACGGCGAGCTGACCGAGACGCTCAAGCCGCGCCGCGAGCGCATCCGCGAGCGCTACGCGAGCCAGATCCGCCTGATGTACGACGCCTCGGCGGTGAGTCACCCGAAGCCGGAGTGA